One window from the genome of Vicugna pacos chromosome 21, VicPac4, whole genome shotgun sequence encodes:
- the GPR52 gene encoding G-protein coupled receptor 52, whose protein sequence is MNESGWTEWRSLNTSSGILNVSERHSCPLGFGHYSMVDVCIFETVVIVLLTFLIIAGNLTVIFVFHCAPLLHHYTTSYFIQTMAYADLFVGVSCLVPTLSLLHYSTGIHESLTCQVFGYIISVLKSVSMACLACISVDRYLAITKPLSYNQLVTPCRLRICIILIWIYSCLIFLPSFFGWGKPGYHGDIFEWCASSWLTSAYFTGFIVCLLYAPAAFVVCFTYFHIFKICRQHTKEINDRRARFPSHEVDSSGETGHSPDRRYAMVLFRITSVFYMLWLPYIIYFLLESSRVLDNPTLSFLTTWLAISNSFCNCVIYSLSNSVFRLGLRRLSETMCTSCMCVKDQEARDPKPRKRANSCSI, encoded by the coding sequence ATGAATGAATCCGGGTGGACTGAATGGAGGAGCCTGAACACGAGCAGTGGCATTTTGAATGTGTCTGAACGTCACTCCTGCCCGCTTGGATTTGGCCACTACAGTATGGTGGATGTCTGCATCTTTGAGACAGTTGTTATTGTCTTGCTGACGTTTCTGATCATTGCTGGGAACTTAACGGTCATCTTTGTCTTTCACTGTGCTCCGCTCTTACACCATTATACGACCAGCTATTTCATTCAGACGATGGCATATGCTGACCTTTTCGTTGGAGTTAGCTGCTTGGTTCCTACTCTCTCACTTCTCCACTACTCCACAGGTATTCACGAGTCACTGACTTGCCAGGTTTTTGGATATATCATCTCAGTTCTAAAAAGTGTTTCTATGGCATGTCTGGCTTGCATAAGTGTGGATCGCTATCTTGCAATAACCAAGCCTCTTTCCTACAATCAACTGGTCACCCCTTGCCGTCTGAgaatttgcattattttaatcTGGATCTACTCTTGCCtaattttcctgccttcctttttTGGCTGGGGGAAACCTGGTTACCACGGAGACATTTTTGAGTGGTGTGCCTCCTCTTGGCTCACCAGTGCCTATTTTACTGGCTTTATTGTTTGTTTACTTTATGCTCCCGCTGCCTTTGTTGTCTGCTTCACTTACTTCCACATTTTCAAAATTTGCCGACAGCACACCAAAGAGATAAATGACCGGAGGGCCCGATTCCCTAGCCACGAGGTGGATTCCTCTGGAGAGACTGGACACAGCCCCGACCGTCGCTACGCTATGGTTTTGTTTCGGATAACCAGTGTGTTTTACATGCTGTGGCTCCCCTATATCATTTACTTTCTTCTTGAAAGCTCCCGCGTCTTGGACAATCCAACACTGTCCTTCCTAACAACCTGGCTTGCTATAAGTAATAGTTTTTGTAACTGTGTAATATACAGCCTTTCCAACAGTGTTTTCCGGCTAGGCCTCCGAAGACTCTCTGAGACGATGTGCACATCTTGTATGTGTGTGAAGGATCAGGAAGCACGAGACCCCAAACCTAGGAAACGGGCTAATTCCTGCTCCATTTGA